One stretch of Hymenobacter chitinivorans DSM 11115 DNA includes these proteins:
- a CDS encoding DUF7033 domain-containing protein, with protein MLPPLPTTAPVSAETRLSYVLEHFRRAYADVPAVEIGSVGSSAAVQVAPGSGEFFAHTQPYPPAPNYRPWLGQSIPFFFDAAPDKPLLELLPDQRVIIHADVISAAFYLLSGWQEFYGEERDQHGRFPYAASVQHRYNFVTVPVVNYYFDVLKTAVEHASGQQLQLRRWPAEARWAAFVTHDIDNLYSAWKQPAKAALRAGNLLGFGRHVWQHLTKPDAWDNLAQVQAAVASYGAQSTFFFLPAHRPGANGTPNADYELAKVWAKLAPVIDGAAVGLHASIGRATHEADLRQEAQRVQHCAPREPVRGIRFHYLSWEPRLTPTLLDAVGFAYDTTLGFAEHFGFRNSYCHPFHLFDFHTGQAHRFLEIPLQVMDATLHHPNYLRLAPDEILPALRPMLQDIERFGGVFTLLWHNENFDPANQHNGPQQFHAIMDYLRSRTVAFVNGGEMVNE; from the coding sequence ATGCTGCCCCCCCTGCCTACTACCGCCCCTGTATCTGCCGAAACCCGCCTGAGCTACGTGCTGGAGCACTTCCGGCGGGCGTATGCTGATGTCCCCGCCGTGGAAATTGGCTCCGTCGGCTCGTCCGCGGCGGTGCAGGTGGCGCCAGGCAGCGGAGAGTTCTTCGCCCACACCCAACCCTACCCGCCGGCGCCCAACTACCGCCCGTGGCTGGGCCAGTCGATTCCCTTTTTCTTCGACGCGGCCCCGGATAAGCCCCTGCTGGAGCTGCTCCCCGACCAGCGCGTCATCATCCACGCCGACGTTATCAGCGCGGCCTTTTATTTGCTCAGCGGCTGGCAGGAGTTTTACGGTGAGGAGCGGGACCAGCACGGCCGCTTCCCGTACGCGGCCAGCGTGCAGCACCGCTACAATTTCGTGACGGTGCCGGTGGTCAACTACTACTTCGACGTGCTCAAAACGGCCGTGGAACACGCCTCGGGCCAACAGCTCCAGCTCCGCCGGTGGCCCGCGGAAGCCCGCTGGGCCGCCTTCGTCACCCACGACATCGACAACCTCTACAGCGCCTGGAAACAGCCGGCCAAGGCAGCCCTGCGCGCCGGCAACCTGCTAGGTTTTGGGCGGCACGTCTGGCAACATCTTACCAAGCCCGACGCCTGGGACAACCTGGCCCAGGTACAAGCGGCAGTAGCTTCCTACGGGGCCCAAAGCACGTTTTTCTTTTTGCCCGCGCACCGCCCCGGGGCCAACGGCACGCCCAACGCCGACTACGAGCTAGCCAAAGTCTGGGCGAAGCTGGCCCCGGTCATCGACGGGGCGGCGGTGGGGCTGCACGCCAGCATCGGCAGGGCGACGCACGAGGCTGACCTGCGGCAGGAAGCCCAGCGGGTGCAGCACTGCGCGCCGCGGGAGCCGGTGAGGGGCATCCGGTTTCACTACCTGAGCTGGGAGCCCCGCCTGACGCCCACCCTGCTCGATGCCGTGGGCTTTGCCTACGACACGACCCTGGGCTTTGCCGAGCACTTCGGCTTCCGCAACTCCTACTGCCACCCCTTTCACCTCTTCGACTTCCACACCGGGCAGGCCCACCGCTTCCTCGAAATCCCGCTCCAGGTGATGGATGCCACCTTGCACCACCCCAACTACCTGCGCCTGGCCCCCGACGAAATCCTGCCGGCCCTGCGGCCGATGCTCCAGGATATCGAGCGGTTCGGCGGGGTCTTTACCCTGCTCTGGCACAACGAAAACTTCGACCCGGCCAACCAGCACAACGGCCCGCAGCAGTTCCACGCCATCATGGACTACCTTCGCAGCCGCACCGTGGCCTTCGTCAACGGCGGAGAAATGGTGAATGAGTGA
- the pseI gene encoding pseudaminic acid synthase → MSTVSIGGRLVGPDQPPFIIAELSGNHNQSLDRGLAIVDAMAAAGAHAIKLQTYTADTMTLPGVHRIEDPNSLWYGRELHELYQEAHTPWDWHQVLFDRAKSHGMLAFSSPFDETAVDFLETLDVPAYKIASFENTDWPLLRRVAATGKPVIMSTGASTLAEVAEAVAVLQEAGCRELVLLKCTSTYPATPENTNLRTIAHLTQLFPDYPIGLSDHTMGVGAAVAAVALGASVVEKHVTLRRADGGVDSAFSLEPEEVALLVTETERAWQALGQIQYGVQRAEKNSRLYKRSLYVAQNIRAGEAFTKENLRVVRPGDGLPPRYYDQLLGKPARQDLAAGTPLTWEAL, encoded by the coding sequence ATGTCTACTGTTTCGATAGGTGGCCGCCTCGTTGGCCCCGACCAGCCCCCGTTTATCATTGCCGAGCTCAGCGGCAACCACAACCAGTCCCTGGACCGGGGCCTGGCCATTGTGGACGCCATGGCCGCGGCCGGCGCCCACGCCATTAAGCTCCAAACCTACACCGCCGACACGATGACCTTGCCCGGCGTGCACCGCATCGAGGACCCCAACTCGCTGTGGTACGGGCGGGAGCTGCACGAGCTCTACCAGGAAGCTCACACGCCCTGGGACTGGCACCAGGTGCTCTTCGACCGGGCCAAGTCCCACGGCATGCTGGCCTTCAGCTCGCCCTTCGACGAAACGGCCGTCGACTTTCTGGAAACCCTCGACGTGCCGGCGTACAAGATTGCCTCGTTTGAAAACACCGACTGGCCCCTGCTGCGCCGGGTGGCCGCCACTGGCAAGCCCGTTATTATGAGCACCGGGGCCAGCACCCTGGCCGAAGTGGCCGAGGCCGTGGCCGTGCTCCAGGAAGCCGGCTGCCGGGAGTTGGTACTGCTCAAGTGCACCAGCACCTACCCCGCCACGCCCGAGAATACCAACCTGCGCACCATTGCCCACCTGACCCAGCTGTTTCCCGACTACCCCATCGGCCTCTCCGACCACACGATGGGCGTGGGCGCGGCCGTCGCGGCCGTAGCCCTGGGCGCCAGCGTGGTTGAAAAGCACGTGACCCTGCGCCGGGCCGACGGCGGCGTGGACTCCGCTTTTTCCCTCGAACCCGAGGAAGTGGCTTTGCTGGTAACCGAAACCGAGCGGGCCTGGCAGGCCTTGGGCCAGATTCAGTACGGCGTGCAGCGAGCCGAGAAAAACAGCCGCCTCTACAAACGCTCCCTGTACGTAGCCCAGAATATCCGGGCCGGCGAGGCCTTTACCAAGGAAAATCTACGGGTAGTGCGCCCCGGCGACGGGCTGCCCCCGCGCTACTACGACCAGCTGCTGGGCAAACCCGCCCGGCAAGACCTGGCCGCTGGTACGCCCCTAACCTGGGAGGCCCTTTAA
- a CDS encoding oligosaccharide flippase family protein, with translation MGIVQRQGLRNTVISYFGLALGFVNTAFVLPRLLAPAQLGLTTLLVSIATVYAQFAAFGFASVGIRFFPYFRNREAGHHGFLPFLLGVPLLGFVVITAVYLLGKPLILAQYDPDDVALLQPFYAWAALLALFTLLYSLQDAYLKGLYHTAFSSFLQDIILRVLIAGLALLYGKGLLTFPEFVLCYIGLYGAIALLLTGYLAFIGELHLRPTTAALRVRPVGEIVRFGAFALLSSLSGSILGFIDSWMVGAQISLAAAGVYGIAYNISTALTIPARSLNKIAFPLLAQYWKDQDLPRMADFYRDTTRLNTILGCYLALGIGLNLDFIYSLIKNPVYATGTTAVLLLLAGRLYDGITGVNGLIVVTSPRYRFDLIFNLSLAGITVVLNRLLIPRLGITGSALATLFAIVAINTARTWFVWYSYRLQPFTWRIPVVLAVAAGSGLLVWLVPALPSPLLTMLLRGSLLTGLYGGTLLGLGLVPEAQPLLKKLLRR, from the coding sequence TTGGGTATCGTTCAGCGGCAGGGGCTGCGCAACACGGTTATATCGTACTTTGGGCTGGCCCTGGGCTTTGTGAATACGGCCTTCGTGCTGCCGCGCCTGCTGGCGCCCGCGCAGCTGGGCCTGACCACCCTGCTCGTCTCCATTGCTACGGTGTACGCGCAGTTTGCCGCCTTTGGCTTCGCCAGCGTCGGGATTCGGTTCTTTCCCTACTTCCGCAACCGCGAGGCGGGGCACCACGGCTTCCTGCCCTTCCTGCTGGGCGTGCCGCTGCTGGGCTTCGTGGTCATTACGGCCGTGTACCTGCTTGGCAAGCCCCTAATTCTGGCCCAGTACGACCCCGACGACGTGGCCCTGCTCCAGCCGTTCTACGCCTGGGCCGCCTTGCTGGCCTTGTTTACCCTGCTCTACTCCCTGCAGGATGCCTACCTCAAAGGGCTCTACCACACTGCCTTCTCATCCTTTCTGCAGGACATTATCCTGCGCGTGCTCATTGCCGGGCTGGCGCTGTTGTATGGGAAAGGCCTGCTCACGTTTCCCGAGTTCGTGCTTTGCTACATTGGGCTCTACGGGGCCATTGCCTTGCTGCTGACTGGCTACCTGGCTTTCATCGGGGAGCTGCACCTGCGGCCGACTACGGCGGCGTTGCGGGTGCGGCCTGTGGGCGAGATTGTGCGCTTCGGGGCGTTTGCCCTGCTTTCCAGCCTCTCGGGTAGCATTCTGGGCTTTATCGACTCCTGGATGGTGGGGGCGCAGATTAGCCTGGCGGCGGCGGGCGTCTATGGCATTGCCTACAACATCAGCACGGCCCTGACCATCCCCGCCCGCTCGCTCAACAAGATTGCCTTCCCCCTGCTGGCCCAGTACTGGAAAGACCAGGACCTGCCCCGCATGGCCGACTTCTACCGCGACACGACCCGGCTCAATACCATCCTGGGCTGCTACCTGGCCCTGGGTATCGGGCTCAATCTGGACTTCATTTACTCCCTCATCAAGAACCCGGTGTACGCCACCGGCACCACGGCCGTGCTCCTGCTGCTGGCCGGCCGCCTCTACGACGGCATCACCGGCGTCAACGGCCTGATTGTGGTGACCTCGCCCCGCTACCGCTTCGACTTGATTTTCAACCTGTCCTTGGCCGGCATCACGGTAGTGCTCAACCGCCTGCTGATTCCGCGCCTGGGTATTACCGGCTCGGCCCTGGCTACGCTCTTTGCCATTGTGGCCATCAACACGGCCCGCACCTGGTTTGTGTGGTACAGCTACCGGCTCCAGCCCTTCACCTGGCGCATTCCGGTGGTGCTGGCCGTGGCCGCCGGCTCGGGCCTGCTGGTGTGGCTCGTGCCCGCCCTGCCCTCCCCGCTGCTCACCATGCTGCTGCGGGGCTCCCTGCTCACGGGGCTCTACGGCGGCACCTTGCTCGGGCTGGGTCTGGTGCCCGAAGCCCAGCCCTTGCTGAAGAAACTGCTGCGCCGCTAG
- a CDS encoding glycosyltransferase family protein, translated as MTLLAAAVARTRDMLQLRFTDLFASLPARTLAPISPPSPLRRLLKVAGYAALRLVGNVFRPIRNPERLQGAVWLYVVSQNNYEALHFLREARADSVLVAGQSKEIGRYNAVVNRLSLRRKLLYYWQFPFVLAGLAKTEGSRAWRFFDLVFNAIGYYEVYVRALRHYRPRAIVLANDHNDDARALLLAARACGVPTAYVQHASVSTNFPPLGFDLSLLEGQDALDKYRQCGPVQGRVELVGMPKADAFLARKNQQPAVQRVGIAINTLDETQAVTAAVEYLLREFPDLTFTLRPHPGDRRDFGFLAQQHPQLRFSNAREQNVFEFLGEQDALIAADTSTHLEATLLNVVSLYFRFGTHGVADDYYGYAAHGLVERAETLPALAELLRRYQQHKSPDLYRRAAYYNATLGTPDEGRSQQRAVRLLNEWLDS; from the coding sequence ATGACCTTGCTGGCCGCCGCCGTAGCCCGGACTCGCGACATGCTGCAGCTGCGGTTCACGGACCTGTTTGCCTCGTTGCCGGCCCGGACGCTGGCTCCCATTTCCCCGCCCAGCCCCCTGCGTCGCCTGCTCAAAGTGGCCGGCTACGCAGCTTTGCGCCTGGTAGGCAACGTATTTCGGCCCATCCGCAACCCCGAGCGGCTGCAGGGCGCGGTGTGGCTCTACGTAGTGAGCCAGAACAATTACGAGGCCCTGCACTTCCTCCGCGAGGCCCGGGCCGACAGCGTGCTGGTGGCGGGTCAGAGCAAGGAAATCGGGCGCTACAACGCGGTAGTCAACCGGCTGTCGTTGCGGCGGAAGCTGCTGTACTACTGGCAATTTCCTTTTGTCCTGGCGGGCTTGGCTAAGACCGAAGGAAGCCGGGCCTGGCGCTTTTTTGACCTGGTCTTCAACGCCATTGGCTACTACGAAGTCTACGTGCGGGCTTTGCGCCACTACCGGCCCCGGGCCATTGTGCTGGCCAACGACCACAACGACGACGCCCGGGCGCTGCTGCTGGCCGCCCGGGCCTGCGGGGTGCCCACGGCCTACGTCCAGCACGCCAGCGTGAGCACCAATTTCCCGCCCCTGGGCTTTGATCTAAGCTTATTGGAGGGCCAGGACGCGCTGGACAAGTATCGGCAGTGCGGACCCGTGCAAGGGCGCGTCGAGCTGGTGGGCATGCCCAAAGCCGATGCCTTTCTGGCCCGGAAAAACCAGCAGCCGGCCGTGCAGCGGGTGGGAATTGCCATCAACACCCTGGATGAAACCCAGGCCGTAACGGCCGCCGTGGAGTACTTGCTCCGGGAGTTTCCGGACCTGACCTTCACCCTGCGCCCCCACCCCGGCGACCGGCGCGACTTTGGCTTCCTGGCCCAGCAGCATCCCCAGCTGCGCTTTTCCAATGCCCGGGAGCAGAACGTCTTCGAGTTCCTGGGGGAACAGGACGCCCTGATTGCCGCCGACACCAGCACCCACCTCGAAGCCACTTTGCTCAACGTAGTCAGCCTCTACTTCCGCTTCGGCACCCACGGCGTGGCCGACGACTACTACGGCTACGCGGCCCACGGCCTGGTGGAGCGGGCCGAGACGCTGCCGGCACTGGCCGAGCTGCTGCGCCGCTACCAGCAGCACAAATCCCCGGACCTCTACCGCCGTGCCGCCTACTACAACGCCACCCTGGGCACCCCCGACGAAGGCCGCAGCCAGCAACGAGCAGTACGGCTACTAAACGAGTGGCTGGATTCCTGA
- the pseG gene encoding UDP-2,4-diacetamido-2,4,6-trideoxy-beta-L-altropyranose hydrolase, which produces MRLIFRADGNSTIGLGHVVRSLALADMVRAVAPCWFAIQNPSAAIRELLHQAQVTLLELPTQPTAEEAAYLAAQVQPDDVLVLDGYAFDTAYQATLRHRGCRLVVIDDLRAWPSEADLIINHSPGVTPAMYQARPHARFCLGPEYSLLRAPFLTSFRLPAPPAPIAKVLLCFGGADPQQLTRRFLAALLPLESVREVGVITGSAFPYTPQLQELAAQHPAKRVAFYQNAAAPEMVALLQGHDAVVCPASTILIESLFLGKAVVTGYYVENQRHLAAYVQEHEQAFSLGDLNTIAADDLQATLAQVLQRAAHQPRQPYVLAPGPERLQAEFRRLLPAGPEIVP; this is translated from the coding sequence ATGCGCCTGATTTTCCGCGCCGACGGCAACTCCACAATTGGGCTGGGCCACGTAGTTCGTTCCCTGGCTTTAGCCGATATGGTCCGGGCGGTGGCCCCGTGCTGGTTTGCCATCCAGAACCCGTCGGCGGCCATCCGGGAGTTGCTCCACCAGGCCCAGGTGACGCTGCTGGAGCTGCCCACCCAGCCTACTGCCGAGGAAGCCGCGTACCTGGCCGCCCAGGTGCAACCCGATGACGTGCTGGTGCTGGACGGCTACGCATTTGATACGGCTTACCAAGCCACACTCCGGCACCGCGGCTGCCGGCTGGTCGTCATCGACGACTTGCGGGCCTGGCCTTCGGAAGCGGACTTAATCATCAACCACTCGCCGGGCGTGACGCCGGCTATGTACCAGGCCCGGCCCCACGCACGCTTTTGCCTGGGCCCCGAGTACTCGTTGCTGCGGGCTCCTTTTCTGACCAGCTTCCGCCTGCCCGCGCCGCCCGCGCCCATTGCCAAGGTCCTGCTATGCTTTGGCGGCGCCGACCCGCAGCAGCTGACCCGCCGGTTTCTGGCCGCGCTGCTGCCCCTGGAATCCGTGCGGGAAGTCGGCGTCATTACCGGCAGCGCCTTTCCTTACACCCCGCAGCTGCAGGAGCTGGCCGCCCAACATCCGGCGAAGCGGGTGGCCTTTTATCAGAATGCAGCGGCCCCGGAAATGGTGGCTTTGCTCCAAGGCCACGATGCCGTGGTGTGTCCGGCCAGTACGATTCTGATTGAAAGCCTGTTTTTGGGCAAGGCGGTGGTGACCGGGTATTACGTGGAAAATCAGCGGCACCTGGCTGCCTACGTGCAGGAGCATGAGCAGGCATTTTCCCTGGGTGACTTAAATACTATTGCCGCCGACGACTTACAAGCTACTCTTGCTCAGGTGCTCCAGCGGGCAGCGCACCAGCCGCGTCAACCCTACGTGCTGGCGCCTGGCCCCGAGCGGCTGCAGGCCGAGTTCCGTCGTTTATTGCCCGCCGGCCCCGAAATAGTGCCGTAG
- a CDS encoding GNAT family N-acetyltransferase has protein sequence MEETALIHLSKPYVSERLLLRSLKPSDIDDAFLSWFQDEDLMRFYTNSRQTHTRESLLQSIEQGIASGTVYVFAIIDRETNACIGTIKVGPINRDHKISDLVVLIGDRRFHGKGLAIEAIRLGNAIAFEEFGIRKLFGGMFETNQSSFKAYTRAGWVEEGRLKGHYLVDNEPVDRILVACFNPAFFPASA, from the coding sequence ATGGAAGAAACAGCCCTGATTCACCTGAGCAAGCCCTATGTCTCGGAGCGCCTGCTGTTGCGCAGCCTCAAGCCCTCGGATATCGACGACGCTTTCCTGAGCTGGTTTCAGGATGAGGACCTGATGCGGTTTTATACCAACTCCCGCCAAACCCACACCCGGGAGTCGCTGTTACAGAGCATCGAGCAGGGTATTGCTTCCGGCACGGTCTACGTGTTTGCCATCATCGACCGGGAAACCAACGCCTGCATCGGGACCATCAAAGTGGGCCCTATCAACCGGGACCACAAGATTTCGGACCTGGTGGTGCTCATCGGCGACCGGCGCTTTCACGGCAAGGGCCTCGCCATTGAGGCCATCCGGCTGGGCAACGCCATTGCCTTCGAGGAGTTTGGTATTCGCAAGCTCTTCGGGGGCATGTTCGAAACCAACCAAAGCTCTTTTAAGGCCTATACCCGGGCCGGCTGGGTGGAGGAAGGTCGCCTCAAAGGCCATTACTTAGTGGATAACGAGCCCGTCGACCGAATCTTGGTGGCCTGCTTCAATCCCGCATTTTTCCCGGCTTCCGCCTAG
- a CDS encoding cytidylyltransferase domain-containing protein, giving the protein MSKVGIISQARMGSTRLPGKVLLTARGRSMLDFHITRLQASGLPVYLATTTGPEDDVLEQWAGQHRVPCYRGSSADVLSRYYETATQFGLDTIVRVTSDCPLIDGELIGGAVQRYEAAANPQLYMSNGLQRTFPRGLDFEVFSYQLLTQAQQNARSESDREHVTPYIHQNRSGKVEFAHVLHPTDASRFRITLDTPEDWELIRVLLEQYQADSLPTEALIQLLDTHPELVALNAAIEQKKYDFTK; this is encoded by the coding sequence TCTCAGGCCCGCATGGGCAGCACCCGGTTGCCGGGCAAAGTGTTGCTGACGGCCCGGGGCCGCAGCATGCTGGACTTCCACATTACCCGCCTGCAAGCCAGCGGGTTACCGGTGTATCTGGCCACTACCACCGGCCCGGAAGATGACGTGCTGGAGCAGTGGGCCGGGCAGCACCGGGTGCCCTGCTACCGCGGCAGCTCGGCCGACGTGCTGAGCCGCTACTACGAAACGGCCACCCAGTTTGGCCTCGATACCATCGTACGCGTCACCTCCGACTGCCCACTGATTGACGGGGAGCTGATTGGCGGGGCCGTGCAACGCTACGAGGCCGCCGCCAACCCGCAGCTGTATATGAGCAACGGTCTGCAGCGTACCTTTCCCCGGGGCCTCGACTTTGAGGTTTTCTCTTACCAACTACTCACTCAGGCCCAGCAGAATGCCCGAAGCGAATCGGACCGGGAACATGTGACGCCCTATATTCATCAGAATCGGTCGGGTAAGGTGGAGTTTGCCCACGTGCTGCACCCCACCGATGCCAGCCGCTTCCGCATCACGCTGGACACGCCCGAAGACTGGGAGCTGATCAGGGTACTGCTGGAGCAGTACCAGGCTGATTCTCTGCCCACTGAAGCTCTGATTCAGCTGCTGGATACGCACCCGGAACTGGTAGCCCTGAATGCGGCTATTGAGCAGAAGAAATACGATTTTACAAAGTAG